Below is a genomic region from Miscanthus floridulus cultivar M001 chromosome 1, ASM1932011v1, whole genome shotgun sequence.
CAATCTAAAATTTGCTGACGACTAAGTATCTTAGATTAGagatggtcatatgcatgggaagGGTGAGCTTGCGACCTTGCATGCCTATCTGAGCCTCTTCCGTGTTAGGTAGCGGCGGTGACTTTTTTTTTAGCAAAGTGCATGGCCAGCCCCTAAACTTGTTTGTGGTGTGTCAAGCCGGTCCATGAACTCTCAAAACAACTACTTAAGTCCATAATCTATGTTTTTGTGTCGTTTAGGCCCAATCCGCTGCTGACCCCATGGACACCGTCGTCTCGTATTGCAATTAGCCCCTCCCGTACGTCAAACAAATCAACCCTCTCCCCAAACTATTCTCCGTCCGTTCCTGTCTGTTCGTGCTCCTCGGCGGAGGGCGGCGAGGGCATCGAGGGGGCTGCGGCTGGAGGATCGGTGGCGAGTTGGGGCTGTCCGTGCTAGGAGCAGGAGACGTCGGAAGGAAGGATGGTGGCGACGTTGCGGCCGAAAAGGGCACCTCCCCTGTGTACGGTGAGTTTGATCGGTGCCTCCTCTCATCGAATCGTTGGATTTGGTAGGCTAAGATGTTGCACATGAGGTAGAAAGGCAAGACTTTGCCATGTCTGGTCGTCGATTTGGAACAAAAGTTTAGGGTTTCGTTATTTTTGTTCTTCACTGCAGGGCACCTTATTTGGTCTATTTCTTGTTCAATCTGTAGGTGGTTGTAGAGACAAATTCACAATCGAGATTCACCATGGTGGTTTTTTGTTGGTTCGGAGCATCTTAAATCATACATCGATGAAAGGGTGTCTTAGTTTCATCGTGTAGAGGCAGATacattctctcatttgtggtttGCGGACTTTGCACAGCAGTTAGGCTACGAGAGCAATGAAGACTTGAAGGTACATTGGCTGCTACCAGGGAAGACATTAGCAGATGGTCTTCGTCTCATAGTTTCGGATACTGACACCAATGTAATGGCAACATGTGCAGAGGATGTCAAAAATCtgatagtatattttgttcatgaGGATATGTTCAGGGAAGTTGATTGGGATGATGTTGTTGCAAATCCAGTGACTGAATTGCCAAAGGTCATCAGTCCAAGCAAAGTGCAGAATGTGGAGAATAATCCTAAAGAAACATTACCTATTTTCTAGACAAATTTGGATAACATAAGGGTGGATCAAGCCGTTGACAGTGAAGATGATGTGTTGTGGGACAGTGATAATGAGATAGAAGAGGGAGATACAGATTTGTTTGATGCTCTTGTAACTTCTCATGTACAAGTTAAAGACCACAAGAAAGCCAAAGGCAACAAACTGAAGACACTAGAGATATCTAGACCTGTACAGGGAAGTGATGAAGAGGATACAAATGATGAAGGTTTGGACCTTCCAGAGTCAGATGGGGAAGGTGATGTGAGACTGAGGTTTTCATCTTTTAATGGGGAGGATATGCAAAATCTAGCCTTTCATGTTGGCTTAGTGTTTgcagatgtccagaagcttagaGATGCCATCACTGAGTATACTATTAGGAATAGAGTTGAAATTAAGATGCCAAGGAATGAGAAGGCAAGGTTAAAAGCTCATTGTGCTGAGGGTTGtccattgtaacaccctcggtgttacacagtAAATCATCTACTAAAATATGGCATGAGCATCaagtttatgtgttaatgcatgtgataaagtgtgtagatcaattcctgtaactcgaaacgatcaataAAATGTGAAataaaagttgattcaatagtcatgttatatcacttaaggttgaaaatcaatttttattaagcaaaaatactatagaacatgtgtgagatacttaaataaagtttgaagtacaaactttgtagatgacaatgaaatacttgcttttGAAAAATAGTATTGCTTTGTAATATTTTCAATAGCCTAGAAatcgcaaattgaaatcaagttcagttcAAAACGTAGAAATTTTCCAAgtctgtcaacagctagacattgctatgtttagcaatttattttgaGACATTAGGTTAAGGGgtagtgtagtgttatagctcaatttggtagtctcatgtgccatcttgagcatggtgaataTGGTTTGGGTCCAGAAGCAACCGTCTAGTGTTTatgggcgctttaaaattcgtgcaagtCACATGTCTCAAGATGGTGGCGCTGTGTGCGCGGTCACCACGTGGCCACCCCTTACCGCTGTGCTTGGCCGGTCGTGCCGCCTAGGCTTGGCCGAGGCCGGTCGTGCCGcctgggcttggccgaggccggCCGTAACGAGCCGCTGGCCCTGCGCCCTGCTGCCGCCATTGGTGCTGCCACGGCAGCGCTGCGCTGCCATCGCATCCGTCCACTGCAGCATCACGTCACGACGCTTGTCGCATCATCGTCGTGTCTACGTCTGTCCGCTGTATCCCTGCGCCACTGCCGCGCGCATGTGGTCGAGCCGCCATTGCCATGTCATTTAAGACACTACGGCCACGCGGGCCACGCTGGTCGGATGTGCGCACGCCTTGTTTGTAGCGCCTACGCGTGGGTGTCCTGATTGCGCCGCTCgtgtcccgccaaggcgaggacgaaTCGAGCCCACCAACCGTGCCCTGTTTCTCTCTCTTTCCTTCACTCAGCTTTCCGCTGTCGTCGGGTCGCGGTCACGGTGAgacagagagcgagcacctcatcaattcctcatgcccGCATCTCCGCATTTACGTCCTCTTGCCGACTGCCCCCACCCTGCCTTGATTACGGCcaggccgagctccaattttggagctttgcccgccacCGTGCGGTTAAGACCCGCCACCATGATCGTGGCTAGTTGCAACCTTGCCATCTCGCGTCGAATTGACCGCACCACTAGCCTCGCCTAGAACCCCTCTTCGTCGTGCGCACGCTAGTCGCAGCCCTAGTGCCGCCTCCACGCCACTGACACGGCCGTGTCGCTGCGATTCGCCGTCGAGCTCGCTGTGCTCACACGGCCAAACTTGCTCGGGGCGTCTCCAGCCCGGACACCGCCACGGCTAGGATCATGGTGCGTCACTGATGCTTACCCATCACCTCTATTATCTATTGTATGCTGTGGCTCACCGGAAAGCGGTTGTCGCCGTTGTTGGTTGCTGCCACCCgggagagcccgctctgcttcaccctcgtttgtgcaaccaccgcccatcatCGCGCGTTGGCCCATAGGTGAGCGTCGATCTCTTAGCTAGGTCTGCAAGGGTCCCGGGTGGCCGGCAGTACCGCCTAGTGCCACAGCCCGCCACGCCGGCGAGCACGTGGGGCGTCTCGGGGATCTCTCTGGTACAAATATGAAAAGATACGAGGGCTCCATTgtaaagtcgttgtctatagaaatagtacgtgtagtgttcgTGCTATTGTCTGATAACAcgagggcatttttgcaagagtgccagcCAAAATCGGTTTATCTTTTTCatgaaaaatagaaatagcttttcattttaattctaagctaaactttggtaattaatataaaataatgtagatatcTAAAAATTGTTCCTAAAATaatgctctatctattagtgtatttagttcatatatgtggttgttgatactaggagctattaaatcatttgagagtgctcaatattattaagttaattattgtaagaatttttgtggtagattggtgatagcaaaaaccctaaattttttatagtagcttcattgtattattatgtgctcactgtaattttggtagcccaaaaatagactatttaatatggtagctaaatacccattaaggctaaatgaataatggcatgatattggtttataaaattaagcacttgtagggtgatcttggaatctatttggtagagataatgattagcttagtatcttagtcattagagctagcttagtagtttagcatatatattcttattttaagagttgttgttgctaaaatactaagtgttgcatcattattgcatgcatgtagagaacgagttggtggagttcatatCCCGCTGGAGAGCAGGAGTACAAAGAgttgattgaggagtacgaggaagaGGTCcttgtgtaggaggaggtcctggagccatCACTGATTGACTTAGCTGACAATCCGCCTGCCCTAGGCAAGCTTCGGTGcgtaacccttattttaaataatcactggatatatatatgtgatgtgcatttacgttacaggatttatattgaaactacatgcatagataaacctacctatgagtcctactagcataggtcaagtagctgctatgcttaagctatcggtagcgtgagtaatctGCCGTTAcccacaataggtgattattattactctcatgataaaaatggtgaaaggaaatagagaccaggtgggatatggtatgggtattggtgagtgtaataggttgtgtcccacggccaatagggcatagcttggttacactcattttcctgtctgtgtcggttaaggaccgtccattgctgtagattctagtcagatcacagacttattatcctgagtacatacttgcttatgggagcgggaagactcgttgctctcttatcatgggttctggctctttctggaccgactgattggaggcaggaatggtggaggtctaagcaccacactaagtccaggactatgaagtgggggcttagagtctaagtttggacggggacatggaccccttgataggagagcggtgggttggtcttgcttgtgcctagggtataagcggggcgtgtgttttagggtacccagctgggatacattggttcatgaatcaccgtgtgatatggtatgacttgtctatgatctagcaccgtagtaagaactgaaagataaaaaatggtgaaataaatctGATTGCTGAACTCTTTCTTGAAAGTAAaacagatgcttacatagaatggttagctaatgaactaatcataacTGCTAATaggaaacatacataaggattcactactagtaatgctttttatAAAAAGGAAACctaacaaaccataaagcttattatatcctttggagttggaaaattattctcactagttgggtaagtcttgcgaatatattgtgtactcaaggtttatttacccctgttgtaggtgcagcttgaggggtggctgttgtgtgaaggattcttctggtgaacatagatggatccttgtatcttatcgttagatgtttattttaattccgctgtttaaattctgcactctgaacttggtattgtaataatgtattttcgagaactctagttatatgaaatggactaagtattgtaagcttgtcctcattattggatcctagataaAAAACGTAGAGTGttcaagttctcccttagggtgtgctcgacggaaccgtcctATGTAGCTTACTTTTAGGGTGCTTAgcatctagtggaagacgagcgcctccggaagcatgctattttgggcagttctaccataggtggtatcagagccaataatgagtctacaagtttcataattcttttcaaaacctaaaatttaaccaacaaaagttttgctaaAAGTAGAATGCGATAAAATTATGCAAATAAGTATaaaccctagcaatatggtctatctcggatagtggcactagttttatctaatcaattttctataggtacactaacttacgctgcacaagaatcatttagcaagcggaaagtgagtgtgcgatgtgtcgAAATTTTTTATGAATACTGCTATATTCCGATTTGAGTGAACGGGTAggtcgatgcatgcatcatgaaaacagAATCTTAAACTAAACATCCCCCCACACGTACAAATTAGATTAGTCAactgataggataacctaaaataatgctttaataaaagtcttattatttctctaagtctcttgttctTAATCTGGAAGGGTTGTtcctaatggttggttcttacctgtttatagatgaacctgaggtctggtcggGGGAGTACTAGCACTGGGGTAgatgttgacaccattttttgtacgtgtcaaaatgatcagagtgggctaatcggcaggaggaaagttactatatacgctgacagccgatgaaaatcagcttgtaaagatggttgccgatggatggtggtgatcgatggaaaggttgatttagactcgggcgttgccgataaggttggagatgttattgtcgatgccgatgaaggaaggcttgaagactactgccgatgaaataggaagtatgccgatggaaaggaggtcggtgagatttccatcataattgaggcggacagggaaatagataggagttgatttccttttctgtatttgttagagtatgatttatgtaagagtcacgtgtttccttagatatggacttggtgtcctagttgtgtttggttatgtctctttagatcagggtataaatatagagtgaggggcaatgtaataaaaaataTAAATCAATATCAAGaacaatttttactcctatttgcatctacttacttttcggcgacttcattaatttgcatatttttcctttttatgagttctcattgattcggcgagttgcatagcttcagtgcgaccttcggcgattctcgagttccgcgtgagtacctcttggccatgacttccgggcgtatcgctgttgtcaggaccaaagtgcttgtatcttcatccttgtcgattaacaggtcaaatcgactggcacgctttggatatcgattcaggtattagccctttatgtttgtagatccacttttgcatcaacacatcttttggcacgcccagtgggaccaatcaatccgatcaatatgttcaattccgagatcaattcagggaacattatcgcggtatcagaagtagatcttaaggaagagcagaggcaggctatgaaaaaggc
It encodes:
- the LOC136469146 gene encoding uncharacterized protein; the encoded protein is MSSSELPGPDGRQRRSDLQALGRSISTAVVDKRSSCRRHPGRRWGIAAAASSLVGAGCGCESSNRHLGYESNEDLKVHWLLPGKTLADGLRLIVSDTDTNVMATCAEDVKNLIVYFVHEDMFREVDWDDVVANPVTELPKTNLDNIRVDQAVDSEDDVLWDSDNEIEEGDTDLFDALVTSHVQVKDHKKAKGNKLKTLEISRPVQGSDEEDTNDEGLDLPESDGEGDVRLRFSSFNGEDMQNLAFHVGLVFADVQKLRDAITEYTIRNRVEIKMPRNEKARLKAHCAEGCPL